The following DNA comes from Candidatus Bathyanammoxibius amoris.
AGGTGGTGTTCTTCATTAGGGGTCTTGCCTGCTTCAAGGAAGAGGTATTCAGTCCTGTAGAGTCCGACACCGCTGGCTCCATAGCGTTGAAAGGTCTTAATTTCCCTGGGGAAATCGATGTTTGCCAGAATGGCAATTTTTCTGCCGTCCGGAGTCTCGGCGGGCTGGTCCTGCAATTCTTGGATAAGCTTGGTCGCAAATACGTGTATCGTCTTTTCCTTCTCTTGATACTCGTTTATCGTGGTTTCGTCGGGTCTTATTATTACCTCGCCTTTATTTCCGTCGATAATGACCGTATCACCCGGATAGATCTCCGTGGTGATACTGCCCAGGCCTACCACACCGGGTATACCTAAGGCGCGGGCGAGTAAGGCCGTATGAGAGGTCCTGCCGCCGACTTCGGTGGCAAAACCCTTTATCTTTTCCAGGTCTAGAGACGCCGCCTCTGAAGGTCTTAGGTCGTGGGTGACGAGTACTACCTCTTCAGAGAGGTTCTTTAATTCTTCGCGTTTTTCACCCATCAGGTTGCTCAACAATCTGTTTTCTATGTCGATTATGTCACCAACACGTTCCTTAATGTACTGGTTGTCAGTGCTGTTGAATTTCCTCACGTAGTCTTTCAAGACCATGGAGACCGCAAACTCGGCAGTGACCCAGAAATTGTCAATCTTGGAGATAAATTCTTTCTTAAGATGTTCATCCCGCAGTATCGTTCTGTGGGCCTCAAGCACGGCTGCTATTTCGTGCCCCAGTCTTGCCGCGACCTGGTCCTTAAGCTCTTGCATCTGCTTTGCCGCAGCTACGATGGCCTTCTCAAGCCTTTCTTTCTCATGGGACACCTGTCCCTCTGGAACAAAATTCCTCTTTACCCAGTAGCCTGTACCTTCCAGGACAAATGCCTTTTTTATTACCACACCCTGTACCAGAGGTATGCCTTTTTTGACGACCATGGTTTGTTCGTTAAAGTTACCGCTGACCAGGTTGGAAAGGGCATCAAGTGCATGGACTGCGTCTTTGCCGTCTGCGATGATACGTATATCAGTGCCCCGCTCGGCGCCAAGGGTCAAGAGTTCTATCACGCTCTTGCCGTTGACCTCTTTGTCCTTGGCTTTCACCTTTATTTCGGCAGAGTATGAGTTCGCTATTTCTGCAAAGCGGGTGGCCGGACGGGCGTGCAGGCCGTCCGCGTTTAGTATGCGATATTGACGATTTATGATCATACGTGTTGATGGGGAAATGGTTTTGCGGACTTAGGTCAAGCTTCTGGTGGGGTGACTGTCTACCTCTTTGAGTATTTCTATCATTTCTTCTTTGTCTGAAGCCGTGGTCATAAAGCGTCTGAAATCGCTGTCCCTTATCAGTGTGGCGATTCTTTCGAGGGCTTGCAGGTGTGCGCCAGCGGTTTCGTTGGGGGACAAAAGAAGAAAGACAAGGTGTACAGGCTCTCCATCCAGGGCATCAAAATCCAGCCCTTCTTCAGAACGCGCAACCGTTACCACCAGCCTGGAGATACACCTGTGTTTCGTGTGAGGTACTGCTACTCCACCACCTATTCCGGTACTGCCTAACTGCTCCCTTTTCATAAGGGCAGTTAAGACACCATCCACTTCTTTGGTAGGAATCTTGTGAGACCGAGTAAGGGCTTCAACCATTTCCGCTATAGCATTTTTTTTGTCTCTGAGCTTTAATTCATATATTACTGCTTCCTCGACAAGGAAGTCTGTCAGCTTCATCAGGTTCTCCAAAAAGAAATAGCCTCAATACCGGACAGGGTTTCAGTATGTCCGAATAACGTCAGAATGTCTTTTCAGGGTGTGTTCTTTTACCGGCATTTATCATGATGGGCCTTCCTTTGGGCCGGTCCATGAGGGTCCCTTCTTTGACCTCTTTTGGTAAAGTTTCTCTTTATGCCGGGTTAGCTGCCTTTCCAATTTGTCAGTAGCCCTGTCTATGGCTGCGTATATATCGTGGTCGGTAACCTCTGCTATGAGTATCGAGCCCTTGGCAGCAGAGACGATCATCTCTGCACGGTGCCTCTCATTCTCAACGTCCAGATTTACCTGTATCTGAACAAGCCGGTTATAGTACTTTTCTAACTTCCTGG
Coding sequences within:
- a CDS encoding PTS sugar transporter subunit IIA; its protein translation is MKLTDFLVEEAVIYELKLRDKKNAIAEMVEALTRSHKIPTKEVDGVLTALMKREQLGSTGIGGGVAVPHTKHRCISRLVVTVARSEEGLDFDALDGEPVHLVFLLLSPNETAGAHLQALERIATLIRDSDFRRFMTTASDKEEMIEILKEVDSHPTRSLT
- the raiA gene encoding ribosome-associated translation inhibitor RaiA — encoded protein: MNIIVSGRHLSITDAIKSYAEKKARKLEKYYNRLVQIQVNLDVENERHRAEMIVSAAKGSILIAEVTDHDIYAAIDRATDKLERQLTRHKEKLYQKRSKKGPSWTGPKEGPS
- the ptsP gene encoding phosphoenolpyruvate--protein phosphotransferase — encoded protein: MIINRQYRILNADGLHARPATRFAEIANSYSAEIKVKAKDKEVNGKSVIELLTLGAERGTDIRIIADGKDAVHALDALSNLVSGNFNEQTMVVKKGIPLVQGVVIKKAFVLEGTGYWVKRNFVPEGQVSHEKERLEKAIVAAAKQMQELKDQVAARLGHEIAAVLEAHRTILRDEHLKKEFISKIDNFWVTAEFAVSMVLKDYVRKFNSTDNQYIKERVGDIIDIENRLLSNLMGEKREELKNLSEEVVLVTHDLRPSEAASLDLEKIKGFATEVGGRTSHTALLARALGIPGVVGLGSITTEIYPGDTVIIDGNKGEVIIRPDETTINEYQEKEKTIHVFATKLIQELQDQPAETPDGRKIAILANIDFPREIKTFQRYGASGVGLYRTEYLFLEAGKTPNEEHHLKAYIESVEQLETSPIVVRTVDLGADKFFNGNNYREANPFLGCRSIRYCFEHPNIFNTQLMAILRASALKKNVKILFPLISSLQEFQRAKKMVKEAMDELDRRGLPFDENIPMGVMMEVPASILIADVLAKEADFFSIGTNDLVQYSLAIDRDNETVANMYCPAHPAILRLLTMTIEVAEDNNIPVSMCGEMGSELEYLVLLVGLGLTEFSVAPPTIIPALKKVIRTITYERAREVAEEVSRFADPEKSVRHLREITKEILPEAF